The Bdellovibrionales bacterium DNA segment GATATATTGATTACAGATAGGTTGGGTCATGGAAAAGAAACGAAAGCATGCGGAATTTCTGATTTTGATGGCGCTCACTGATGGGCCCAAACATGGTTACGAAGTTTCCAAATTTATCGAATCCCGATCTAAAGGCGTATTTAAGATGCCTTTTGGCACCGTCTATCCGATTTTACATAGGCTCGAAAAATTAAATTACGTCACCGTCGAAACTAAAATGGCCGATTCTGCTCGCCCTAAAAAAGTCTACAAATTAACAAAGGCAGGTAAGCAGCAGGCGAGTTCCGACGTCGCAGATTTTCAATTGTTCTATAAGGCAACCAGTCGTTTGGTTCCCTAACAAAAGGAGGCGAGAACAAATACACGTAGAATATTGAGTTGATCTAATTACAGGAACACCAATGGAGGGGTTTCTTATTTCTAAACAAGGAGGTTTTTTTGTTACATTTTATAAACAGAAGCGAAACACCTGCTTTTTCCAAGTTCTTTTTGGGAAGCGTTTTGCTGATTCGAGATAAAGTTTTGTTCTACAACACTAAAAGTACCAAGAGGTGCTCGCCTCATCGTCTTTCAAGATTGCGACTTCACGGCAGAGCTCGACGTTTAATTGTTCATTGTCCATCGCCCGTCCCCAAACTCGCAGGTCAATGAAACAATATCTCGGGGGCCACATTGGCCCTCGAGGAAAAACTAGAGGGTTTTGGCCTCAAAAGTAAATGTACAATGAGGCCTTTCGATGCTTATATAGCGGTTGAAGTTTTATTATTCTTTAAAAAGGAGAACCCTATGAAGTTGATTTTGATTTTTAGTTTGTTCCTCGGCTCTTTAAGTTGGGCTGCCGATTCTAAAAAGCCAGTGGCCGGCGCGGAGCTAAAACAGAATGATTTAGCTCCGACGTTTACGGCGAAAACTCACGAGGGAAAAGATTTCGATCTTTCGTCTCGAAAAGGTCAGTGGACTGTGCTTTATTTTTATCCGAAAGCCGATACCCCCGGGTGCACGCAACAAGCTTGCGCGTTTCGTGATAGCATAAATGTAATTCGTGATCAGGGAGCTGATGTTTTTGGCGTTAGTATAAATTCCGTGGCTGACCAAGCCGCATTTCATAAGAAACATCACCTGAATTTTACATTAATTGCTGACGACAAGGGCGAGATCGCCAATCTTTATGGGACACGGATCCCGGTGATCAGTATGTCCAAGCGTTGGACATTTATTATCGATCCCAACCTAAAAATTCGTGCTGTCGAAAAAGACGTGGACCCTGCGAAAGATGCAGAAAAAGTATCGACTCAAATTAAAAAATTAAAAGAGACAACAAAGATCTAGGGGTTGGTTTTTCCATGGCGGCATAGGCAAACCGCCCTGGGAATCATGCTTCGCAAACAGTCATTGGTCATTAGGGAGCTTTTTTCTCGGCTTTGATCTTTTCGGCCGCTTGGGCTCCCACTTGTTCTACAGGTATGTTGTTCTTT contains these protein-coding regions:
- a CDS encoding peroxiredoxin, translated to MKLILIFSLFLGSLSWAADSKKPVAGAELKQNDLAPTFTAKTHEGKDFDLSSRKGQWTVLYFYPKADTPGCTQQACAFRDSINVIRDQGADVFGVSINSVADQAAFHKKHHLNFTLIADDKGEIANLYGTRIPVISMSKRWTFIIDPNLKIRAVEKDVDPAKDAEKVSTQIKKLKETTKI
- a CDS encoding helix-turn-helix transcriptional regulator; the protein is MEKKRKHAEFLILMALTDGPKHGYEVSKFIESRSKGVFKMPFGTVYPILHRLEKLNYVTVETKMADSARPKKVYKLTKAGKQQASSDVADFQLFYKATSRLVP